One window of Rhizobium leguminosarum genomic DNA carries:
- a CDS encoding LysR family transcriptional regulator: protein MIMFASRRFLPSISHLAAFEAVARTGSVTAAARELDLTQSAVSRQVSALEEQLGVELFLRERQTMRLTLAGDSYAREIREALRRISSASLNLRANPHGGTLNLAILPTFGTRWLAPRLGRFLAANPGVTINLVTRLSPFDFRLDSIDAAIHFGHPHWPGAELAFLMSERTVPACSPEFLKRYAISGPQDLLSVPLLHLTTRPDAWEQWFAGNGVSFESVHGMLFDQFATAAQAAIAGLGIALLPTFLIQEEISRGDLVAAVDREMESRERYYLAFPPERADYPPLAAFRDWIVAEAAADPAA, encoded by the coding sequence ATGATCATGTTTGCTTCAAGACGTTTTCTGCCGTCGATTTCACATCTCGCCGCCTTTGAGGCGGTCGCCCGCACCGGCAGCGTGACGGCAGCCGCGCGCGAACTCGATCTGACCCAGAGCGCCGTCAGTCGCCAGGTGAGTGCGCTGGAGGAGCAGCTTGGCGTCGAGCTATTCCTGCGCGAACGCCAGACCATGCGGCTGACGCTTGCGGGCGACAGTTATGCCCGCGAAATCCGCGAGGCGCTGCGGCGCATATCCAGTGCCTCACTGAACCTGCGTGCCAATCCGCATGGCGGCACGCTCAATCTCGCCATCCTGCCGACCTTTGGCACGCGCTGGCTGGCGCCGCGCCTCGGGCGCTTCCTCGCGGCAAATCCCGGCGTGACCATCAATCTGGTGACCCGGCTTTCGCCCTTCGATTTCCGCCTCGATTCGATCGACGCCGCCATCCACTTCGGCCATCCGCACTGGCCGGGCGCCGAACTTGCCTTTCTGATGTCGGAGCGCACGGTGCCGGCCTGCAGCCCTGAGTTTCTGAAGCGATACGCAATTTCCGGGCCACAGGATCTGCTCTCCGTTCCGCTGCTGCATCTGACGACGCGGCCCGACGCCTGGGAGCAATGGTTCGCCGGCAACGGCGTATCCTTCGAAAGCGTGCACGGCATGCTCTTCGACCAGTTCGCCACCGCCGCGCAAGCGGCGATCGCCGGCCTCGGCATCGCCCTCCTGCCGACATTTCTGATACAGGAGGAGATTAGCCGCGGCGATCTCGTCGCCGCCGTCGACCGCGAAATGGAAAGCCGCGAGCGCTATTATCTCGCCTTTCCGCCCGAGCGCGCCGACTATCCGCCGCTTGCTGCCTTCCGCGACTGGATCGTCGCGGAAGCGGCCGCCGACCCGGCCGCGTGA
- the hglS gene encoding 2-oxoadipate dioxygenase/decarboxylase HglS, translating into MSRSSPMPKTFVSTDRIRSLFTEAMSQMYRAEVPQYGALIELVADVNAGCLENDPELRERLASAGELERIDVERHGAIRLGTAEELFTIRRLFAVMGMQAVGYYDLSVAGVPVHSTSFRPVDEAALNVNPFRVFTSLLRLELIADEGLRGEAAAILAVRRIYTPRAIALIERHERNGGLTAPEATEFVAEALETFRWHGEATVSAETYKRLHDAHRLIADVVSFKGPHINHLTPRTLDIDAVQARMPERGITPKAVIEGPPPRHCDILLRQTSFKALEERIGFSGDDGATRGTHTARFGEIEQRGVALTAKGRALYDRLLASVRGEVQVGAGGAKAGAYDSELAERFKALPDGWDELRRQDLAFFRYSATAGGIAAAVRGTLPGDPEALIAKGYLVFAPIVYEDFLPVSAAGIFQSNLGTDQQQNYATRSNRDAFEAALGATVQDELALYAERQTASLDAAMEALGLAGLQLKTVA; encoded by the coding sequence ATGAGTCGGAGTTCCCCGATGCCGAAAACCTTCGTTTCCACAGACCGTATCCGTTCGCTCTTCACCGAAGCGATGTCGCAGATGTACCGGGCGGAGGTGCCGCAATACGGCGCGCTGATCGAACTGGTGGCGGATGTGAATGCCGGCTGCCTGGAAAACGACCCCGAACTGCGGGAGCGCCTGGCCAGCGCCGGCGAGCTGGAGCGCATCGATGTCGAGCGCCACGGCGCCATCCGGCTCGGCACGGCAGAAGAGCTTTTCACCATTCGCCGGCTGTTCGCGGTCATGGGCATGCAGGCCGTCGGCTATTATGATCTTTCGGTTGCCGGCGTGCCTGTTCATTCCACCAGCTTCCGGCCGGTCGACGAGGCGGCGCTCAACGTCAATCCGTTCCGCGTCTTCACCTCGCTGTTACGGCTGGAGCTGATCGCGGACGAGGGGCTGCGCGGCGAAGCGGCGGCCATTCTGGCGGTGCGGCGCATCTATACGCCGCGGGCCATCGCGCTGATCGAGCGTCATGAGCGGAACGGCGGCCTGACTGCGCCGGAAGCGACGGAATTCGTCGCCGAGGCTCTCGAAACCTTCCGCTGGCACGGCGAGGCGACCGTCAGCGCCGAAACCTACAAGCGCCTGCACGATGCGCACCGGTTGATCGCCGACGTCGTCAGCTTCAAGGGGCCGCACATCAACCACTTGACGCCGCGCACGCTGGATATCGATGCGGTCCAGGCCCGCATGCCGGAACGCGGCATCACGCCGAAGGCCGTCATCGAAGGGCCGCCGCCCCGTCATTGCGATATCCTCTTGCGGCAGACGAGTTTCAAGGCGCTGGAGGAAAGGATCGGCTTTTCCGGTGACGACGGTGCGACACGGGGTACGCATACCGCCCGCTTCGGCGAGATTGAACAGCGCGGTGTGGCGCTGACGGCCAAGGGCCGGGCACTCTACGACCGGCTGCTCGCCTCGGTGCGCGGCGAGGTGCAGGTCGGCGCCGGCGGCGCCAAGGCCGGCGCCTACGACAGCGAACTCGCCGAGCGTTTCAAGGCGCTGCCGGACGGCTGGGATGAGCTGCGCAGGCAGGATCTGGCCTTCTTCCGCTATTCCGCCACAGCAGGTGGCATTGCCGCCGCCGTCCGCGGTACGCTGCCCGGCGATCCCGAGGCGCTGATCGCCAAGGGTTACCTCGTGTTCGCCCCGATCGTCTATGAAGACTTCCTGCCGGTCAGCGCAGCCGGCATATTTCAGTCGAACCTCGGCACCGACCAGCAGCAGAATTATGCGACCCGCTCGAACCGCGACGCCTTCGAGGCAGCGCTTGGCGCGACCGTCCAGGACGAGCTGGCGCTTTATGCCGAACGCCAGACGGCATCGCTTGATGCGGCGATGGAGGCGCTCGGTCTTGCGGGCCTGCAACTGAAGACCGTCGCGTAA
- a CDS encoding NAD(P)/FAD-dependent oxidoreductase has translation MLNDPRSHGLWEKTAAEPPATSPLAGAVSADVVIVGGGYTGLSSALHLAEAGSKVLLLEAKEIGFGGAGRNVGLINAGMWVMPDDLPGVLGPVHGERLLELLGNAPKLVMELIDRHGIACELVRNGTLHCAVGADGLKEIEERAAQWSARGAAVTLLDAAETARRIGSDAYTGSLLDMRAGTLQPLAYARGLAHAAVKSGVVIHTSSPVVATERRGSRWTVKTESGEVSAEWIIVAMDAYSTGPWEQVRSEQVHLPYFNFATAPLGHNLRQSILPGREGAWDTNEILSSFRMDQAGRLVFGSVGALRNTGLTVHKGWAKRALKRLFPVIGDVEFECEWYGQIGMTDNALPRFHKFAPNVVGFSGYNGRGIAPGTVFGRTLAEHILGRLAETDLPLPLTSPTEPSFRALKELWYEAGAQVAHFADARF, from the coding sequence ATGCTGAATGATCCGCGCTCCCACGGCCTCTGGGAAAAGACCGCAGCCGAACCGCCGGCCACCTCGCCGCTTGCAGGCGCGGTATCGGCCGATGTCGTCATCGTCGGCGGCGGTTACACCGGCCTGTCGTCTGCCCTGCATCTTGCCGAAGCCGGGTCGAAGGTACTGCTACTGGAAGCCAAGGAGATCGGCTTCGGCGGGGCGGGGCGCAATGTCGGCCTGATCAATGCCGGCATGTGGGTGATGCCTGACGATCTGCCCGGCGTGCTCGGCCCGGTGCATGGCGAACGTCTGCTCGAGCTGCTCGGCAATGCGCCGAAGCTGGTCATGGAACTGATCGACAGGCACGGGATTGCCTGCGAACTCGTGCGCAACGGCACGCTGCATTGCGCCGTCGGTGCGGACGGGCTGAAGGAGATCGAGGAACGCGCGGCGCAATGGTCCGCCCGCGGCGCTGCCGTGACCCTGCTTGATGCGGCGGAGACGGCCAGACGCATCGGCAGCGATGCCTATACCGGTTCGCTGCTCGACATGCGCGCCGGAACGCTGCAGCCGCTGGCTTATGCGCGCGGTCTTGCCCATGCCGCCGTCAAATCAGGCGTCGTCATTCACACATCCAGCCCGGTCGTTGCAACGGAGCGTCGCGGCAGCCGCTGGACCGTGAAGACCGAAAGCGGCGAAGTCAGCGCCGAATGGATCATCGTCGCGATGGATGCCTATAGCACCGGGCCGTGGGAGCAGGTGCGCAGCGAACAGGTGCATCTGCCCTATTTCAATTTCGCCACCGCACCGCTCGGCCACAATCTGCGCCAGTCGATCCTGCCGGGCCGGGAAGGCGCGTGGGATACCAACGAAATCCTCTCCTCCTTCCGGATGGATCAGGCCGGGCGTCTGGTGTTCGGCAGTGTCGGGGCGCTGCGCAATACCGGGCTCACCGTGCATAAGGGCTGGGCCAAGCGCGCCCTGAAGCGGCTGTTTCCGGTTATCGGCGATGTCGAATTCGAGTGCGAATGGTATGGCCAGATCGGCATGACCGACAATGCGCTGCCGCGCTTTCACAAATTCGCGCCGAATGTCGTCGGCTTTTCGGGTTACAATGGCCGCGGCATTGCGCCAGGCACGGTCTTCGGCCGGACGCTGGCGGAGCATATCCTCGGCCGGCTTGCCGAAACTGACCTGCCGCTGCCGCTGACTTCGCCGACCGAACCGAGCTTCCGCGCGCTGAAGGAACTATGGTACGAAGCGGGCGCCCAAGTCGCCCATTTCGCCGATGCCCGCTTCTGA